The following coding sequences are from one Thermodesulfovibrionales bacterium window:
- a CDS encoding carbohydrate porin, translating into TKVAPELTPVSDYTGDFRSRATLFGDPGGWRSRLYDYGLTLDAQLTQVYQGVVSGGSAKGKGHGQYNGLFEANLTLDTAKAGLWSGGLFIFTEQTSFDHPLKRQPGNLSPVNQTPLWPKPYKDSSELIEYFLMQALPFNTVAMVGRLDPSNYLDLNSFACNSDNQFLNVSINSNPLFGRFLTYSTYAALFMTKVTEDFTIAYGAWTPNSKPGDYGGDWNDYGAAIYPIFKYKAFNLPGMVQAIAAYTSKNAVDTDNPRFVPGAITGNPPTKSNNWIVELSGEQYFWEPEGASAPRAKGGRKEDFHVPTKDFVQDRPGLGIFYRFSYTPEDRSAYSIYLSGGVGGRGVIPGRPYDRFGVGSYWVKESNDFKKQPIVRTALQDEVGVEAFYNFAVTPWMQLSLDAQWISPGIRPSGDAWVLGTRLNIRF; encoded by the coding sequence ACCAAGGTGGCGCCGGAATTGACCCCGGTATCGGACTATACGGGCGACTTCCGGAGTCGCGCCACCCTGTTCGGCGACCCGGGCGGCTGGCGCAGTCGTCTCTACGACTATGGTCTCACCCTGGATGCGCAGCTCACACAGGTTTATCAAGGAGTGGTGTCGGGCGGCAGCGCCAAAGGCAAAGGGCATGGGCAGTACAACGGCCTGTTCGAGGCCAACTTAACATTAGACACGGCCAAGGCGGGCCTGTGGTCGGGCGGGCTGTTCATTTTTACGGAGCAGACCAGCTTCGACCACCCGCTGAAGAGACAGCCGGGCAATCTATCACCGGTTAACCAGACGCCCCTGTGGCCGAAACCTTACAAAGACAGCTCGGAGCTGATAGAATATTTCCTGATGCAAGCTCTGCCCTTCAACACCGTGGCCATGGTGGGCCGGCTCGACCCCTCGAATTATCTTGACCTGAACTCATTTGCGTGCAACTCGGACAATCAGTTCCTCAATGTCAGCATAAACTCCAACCCGTTGTTCGGCCGGTTCCTGACCTACTCGACCTATGCCGCTCTTTTCATGACCAAGGTGACCGAAGACTTCACGATTGCCTACGGGGCATGGACCCCCAATTCGAAACCCGGCGACTACGGCGGGGATTGGAACGATTATGGTGCTGCGATCTATCCGATTTTCAAATACAAGGCTTTCAATCTTCCGGGAATGGTCCAGGCGATCGCCGCGTACACCAGCAAGAATGCCGTTGACACGGATAATCCGCGCTTTGTGCCGGGCGCGATCACCGGCAACCCGCCGACCAAGAGCAACAACTGGATCGTGGAACTCAGCGGCGAGCAGTACTTCTGGGAGCCGGAGGGGGCTTCGGCGCCCCGGGCCAAGGGGGGACGGAAGGAAGACTTCCACGTACCGACGAAGGACTTCGTGCAGGATCGGCCGGGCCTCGGGATCTTCTACCGGTTCTCCTACACGCCAGAAGATCGAAGCGCCTATAGCATATATCTGAGTGGGGGGGTTGGTGGACGCGGCGTCATTCCGGGCCGTCCCTATGATCGGTTCGGGGTCGGCTCCTATTGGGTCAAGGAATCGAACGATTTCAAGAAGCAGCCGATAGTCAGGACCGCGCTGCAAGACGAAGTGGGAGTGGAGGCGTTCTACAACTTTGCGGTCACGCCCTGGATGCAGCTCAGCCTCGATGCGCAGTGGATAAGCCCAGGGATCAGGCCAAGTGGCGATGCCTGGGTTCTCGGAACCCGGCTCAACATACGGTTTTGA
- a CDS encoding patatin-like phospholipase family protein: protein MQRRWTRLVLSCVSIVLVLSVFGCAHYPVNQPLAQVDPGSGYRGRFWHDEKKSDDIFLFLAFSGGGTRAAALSYGLLESLRDTEVTLNGKKTRLLDQVDGISGVSGGSFTAAYYGLFGDRIFEDFESKFLKKNIQGTLTARMFLNPYNWVRLLSPTVGRSDLAAEYYDTHIFEGKTFGDIAARKGPMILVNATDMVTGIRLAFNQDSFDVICTDVAKFPVARAVAASSAVPVVLTPITLKNYAGSCGFTLPPRIQKILDEQETGTRAYHHVNNMRPYLDGKETPYIHLVDGGVSDNLGLRAVLDRMYLYGDFWSALKAFKIENTRKVVFILVNAETELKRDVSLFDKMPGFGFMLASYSSIAITRYNFETVMLLRDSFERWTREVQEGRCSGGQISTEPGGCGDIKFYLIEVKFDALKDEKEREYYKSLPTSFHLSDEEVDKLRQKASEILRSSPEFQELMRDLK, encoded by the coding sequence ATGCAGAGGCGATGGACGAGGTTGGTCCTCAGTTGTGTGTCAATAGTTCTAGTGTTATCGGTTTTCGGGTGCGCGCATTATCCCGTCAACCAGCCGTTGGCCCAGGTTGATCCCGGTAGCGGTTACCGCGGCAGGTTTTGGCATGACGAAAAGAAGTCTGATGATATCTTTCTCTTCCTCGCCTTTTCAGGCGGAGGGACGAGGGCCGCAGCACTTTCGTACGGCCTTCTTGAGTCCCTCAGGGATACGGAGGTCACGCTCAACGGCAAAAAGACACGCCTGCTTGACCAGGTAGACGGCATTTCAGGCGTATCGGGCGGCAGCTTTACTGCCGCGTATTACGGTCTCTTCGGAGATCGGATCTTCGAGGACTTCGAGTCCAAGTTCCTGAAGAAGAACATCCAGGGGACACTCACTGCCCGCATGTTCCTTAACCCCTACAACTGGGTAAGGCTCTTATCCCCGACGGTTGGCCGGAGCGACCTCGCAGCCGAATACTACGACACGCATATCTTCGAGGGCAAGACCTTCGGCGACATTGCGGCCCGGAAAGGTCCCATGATCCTGGTCAATGCCACGGACATGGTCACGGGCATCAGGTTGGCCTTTAACCAGGATTCATTCGACGTGATCTGTACCGACGTGGCAAAGTTCCCGGTCGCCCGTGCCGTGGCGGCATCATCGGCCGTGCCTGTTGTTCTTACGCCGATAACCCTGAAGAATTACGCAGGCAGCTGTGGATTCACCCTGCCGCCGAGAATCCAAAAAATTCTTGATGAGCAGGAGACCGGGACGAGGGCGTATCATCACGTGAACAATATGCGACCCTATCTCGATGGGAAAGAGACGCCGTACATCCACCTCGTTGACGGAGGCGTTTCAGACAACCTCGGCCTGAGGGCGGTGCTTGACAGGATGTACCTGTATGGAGATTTCTGGAGCGCCCTCAAAGCCTTCAAGATTGAAAATACCCGCAAGGTAGTATTTATCCTTGTGAATGCCGAAACCGAACTAAAGCGAGATGTCAGTTTATTCGACAAGATGCCCGGCTTTGGCTTTATGCTCGCTTCCTATTCCTCGATCGCGATCACGCGGTACAATTTCGAGACCGTGATGCTGCTGAGAGACAGTTTTGAGAGGTGGACCAGAGAGGTGCAGGAAGGCCGGTGCAGCGGAGGACAGATCTCGACCGAGCCGGGCGGGTGCGGCGATATCAAGTTCTATCTTATCGAGGTGAAGTTCGATGCGCTCAAGGATGAGAAGGAGAGGGAGTATTACAAGAGCCTGCCGACCTCTTTCCATCTTTCAGACGAGGAAGTGGACAAACTGCGGCAAAAGGCGAGCGAGATTCTCAGGAGTTCTCCCGAATTCCAGGAATTGATGCGGGATCTGAAATAG